The following are from one region of the Sulfitobacter pontiacus genome:
- a CDS encoding TlpA disulfide reductase family protein produces the protein MKRRVFLGGALALGSTPVAARTLMVEHQKPLPMLSPPITDGAGRSLTLAEFRGRTLLLNIWATWCAPCRHEMPTLDRLQERLGGPEFHVLALSIDKGGFDAVRAFYTEIGITHLDLYLANQLRGMMAFGVVGLPTTLLVNPQGREVARKIGPAAWDSRAAISQIQRVITKG, from the coding sequence GTGAAGCGGCGCGTTTTTCTGGGCGGCGCACTGGCGCTTGGGTCCACGCCTGTCGCGGCGCGGACCCTGATGGTAGAGCATCAAAAGCCTTTACCTATGCTGTCGCCGCCCATCACGGATGGGGCCGGGCGGAGCCTGACTTTGGCCGAGTTTCGTGGCCGGACGCTTTTGCTCAACATCTGGGCGACATGGTGCGCTCCCTGCCGCCATGAGATGCCAACCCTTGACCGGCTTCAGGAACGATTGGGTGGCCCGGAGTTTCACGTTCTTGCACTCTCAATCGACAAGGGCGGGTTCGACGCTGTGCGCGCGTTCTATACGGAGATCGGCATCACGCATCTCGACCTTTATCTGGCAAACCAGTTGCGGGGGATGATGGCCTTTGGCGTTGTCGGCCTGCCCACAACACTGCTGGTTAACCCCCAAGGCCGCGAGGTTGCCCGCAAGATTGGCCCCGCTGCGTGGGACAGCCGGGCAGCAATTTCTCAAATCCAACGCGTCATTACAAAAGGATGA
- a CDS encoding DsbE family thiol:disulfide interchange protein: MSGIERNVRKPRWFVLIAALPVTVFVAIAAAFLWGLFNNEDSLPSTMLGRDIPEFDLPPIDGRENGLSAADLHGEVSLVNVWASWCVPCRVEMPLLVELAQTKTVLIHGINLKDKPAAARRFLAELGDPYDRIGADSSGRTSIDWGVYGVPETFVIDAEGSIAYKHVGPFDRQSLENDILPVVRRLQQEQGA, encoded by the coding sequence ATGAGCGGTATTGAGCGAAATGTCCGCAAGCCGCGATGGTTTGTGCTAATCGCCGCACTTCCTGTGACGGTCTTCGTAGCAATCGCAGCGGCCTTCCTGTGGGGGCTGTTCAACAATGAAGACAGCCTTCCCAGCACAATGCTCGGCCGGGACATCCCGGAGTTTGATCTGCCCCCCATTGACGGACGCGAAAACGGCTTGTCTGCGGCAGATCTGCACGGCGAAGTTTCACTGGTGAACGTCTGGGCTTCTTGGTGCGTGCCATGCCGGGTTGAGATGCCGCTGCTGGTGGAACTGGCCCAAACGAAAACCGTGCTGATCCACGGTATCAACCTCAAGGACAAGCCCGCTGCCGCCCGAAGATTCTTGGCTGAGCTTGGCGACCCCTATGACCGGATCGGTGCCGATAGTTCTGGCCGGACCTCAATCGACTGGGGCGTCTATGGCGTGCCGGAAACCTTTGTTATCGATGCCGAAGGGAGCATCGCTTACAAACATGTCGGTCCATTTGACCGGCAGTCTCTGGAGAACGACATTCTTCCAGTGGTGCGTCGTCTGCAACAGGAGCAGGGGGCGTGA
- a CDS encoding cytochrome c, whose product MNRLGLTAAIGVAGAAAVAVWAGGKEDSPPALAVFGVPVDAEMIELGAGLYEETCASCHGTDLEGQPDWRRRLDNGRMPAPPHDETGHTWHHADQQLFDITKNGLASVVPGYESDMPVFDGILSDDEITAILGYIKSTWPERERDYQAEITSRSEEGS is encoded by the coding sequence ATGAACCGGTTGGGTCTGACCGCCGCTATCGGTGTCGCGGGCGCGGCGGCGGTCGCTGTCTGGGCCGGGGGGAAGGAGGACAGCCCTCCGGCGCTCGCCGTGTTCGGCGTGCCGGTGGACGCAGAGATGATTGAGCTTGGCGCGGGACTCTATGAGGAGACCTGCGCCTCCTGCCACGGCACAGACCTCGAGGGCCAACCTGACTGGCGCAGGCGGCTCGACAATGGCCGCATGCCCGCACCGCCGCATGATGAAACGGGTCATACATGGCACCACGCGGATCAGCAGCTTTTCGACATTACCAAGAACGGGCTGGCCTCGGTTGTGCCCGGTTATGAAAGCGACATGCCGGTGTTTGATGGCATTTTAAGCGATGACGAAATTACGGCGATCCTCGGCTATATCAAGAGCACTTGGCCCGAGCGGGAACGCGACTATCAAGCCGAGATTACCTCCAGAAGCGAGGAGGGATCATGA
- a CDS encoding DUF411 domain-containing protein, with protein MNRKYTFGAAAAVAAAGIIGFATFGMAESDKTTPADTAASTVPADRQMTIWRDPSCGCCDAYADYAEENGYHVTRIDDRNFDKRSVEVGVPEQGLGCHLAEVDGYYVSGLVPVEIIQRLTSERPEVTGITLPGMPQNAPGMAGKSGTLKTYAFGEDGVAVYSNE; from the coding sequence ATGAACAGGAAATACACCTTCGGCGCGGCCGCGGCCGTAGCCGCCGCCGGTATCATCGGCTTTGCCACCTTCGGCATGGCTGAAAGCGACAAGACGACGCCCGCCGACACTGCGGCAAGCACCGTCCCCGCAGATCGCCAAATGACCATCTGGCGCGATCCGTCCTGCGGCTGCTGCGATGCTTACGCCGATTATGCCGAAGAGAATGGCTATCACGTCACCCGTATTGACGACCGGAATTTCGACAAACGCTCGGTCGAGGTCGGCGTGCCAGAACAGGGGCTGGGGTGCCACCTTGCCGAGGTCGATGGCTACTACGTCAGCGGTTTGGTGCCTGTTGAGATTATCCAGCGTCTGACATCCGAGCGCCCCGAGGTCACCGGCATCACGCTGCCCGGTATGCCCCAGAACGCGCCCGGCATGGCAGGCAAGAGCGGCACGCTCAAGACCTACGCCTTCGGTGAGGACGGCGTGGCCGTGTATTCAAATGAATGA
- a CDS encoding exo-alpha-sialidase gives MPIQSTRAMSRRRVLTGGLAAVGATLILPDPSFALSKGVPIQALGFDGAVLVAASKRRLWHLSSSQEAKPSPVERSIAAIASHPETPGTMFAAIDPVGLMRSRDGGSTWADAGAGLPATRVTALTHSALEPDMLYAALAEDGLWRSIDAGESWEFVMDRPYLNGAEREVLTLASVGNPTGMGGIWLYAGTDAGLTRVPDCFCRWQDVTPGDAMDALAAGKTPPSAEPLPEGQSVRHLALSPKASERLYAGLESGLWTSTDAGVNWTRAAAGKIDALAVDPVDPQHLAAVRDGILSVSRDGGMTFEPLNIPQGDQT, from the coding sequence ATGCCTATTCAATCCACTCGCGCGATGTCGCGCAGGCGTGTGCTGACCGGCGGACTTGCCGCAGTTGGTGCCACGCTGATCCTACCTGATCCCTCTTTCGCGCTATCAAAAGGGGTGCCGATCCAAGCCTTGGGTTTCGACGGCGCCGTGCTTGTCGCGGCCTCAAAGCGCAGGCTATGGCACCTGTCATCTTCGCAAGAAGCCAAGCCTTCGCCGGTGGAGCGCTCAATTGCCGCAATCGCAAGCCATCCCGAGACTCCTGGCACGATGTTCGCGGCAATCGATCCTGTCGGGCTCATGCGCAGTCGCGATGGGGGCAGCACATGGGCCGACGCCGGCGCGGGCCTGCCCGCGACCCGCGTCACGGCACTGACCCATAGTGCGCTCGAGCCAGACATGCTCTACGCCGCTCTTGCAGAGGACGGGCTTTGGCGCAGCATAGATGCGGGTGAAAGCTGGGAGTTCGTCATGGATCGGCCCTACCTCAACGGGGCTGAACGCGAAGTGCTGACGCTCGCATCGGTTGGCAATCCGACCGGCATGGGCGGCATCTGGCTCTATGCCGGAACCGACGCCGGGCTGACCCGCGTGCCTGATTGCTTTTGCCGCTGGCAGGATGTGACACCGGGCGACGCGATGGATGCGCTGGCTGCGGGCAAGACACCGCCGTCTGCCGAACCCTTGCCTGAGGGACAGTCTGTCCGCCATCTCGCGCTGTCGCCCAAAGCGTCTGAACGGCTCTATGCCGGGCTGGAAAGCGGCCTTTGGACGTCGACAGATGCTGGAGTGAATTGGACGCGCGCAGCGGCGGGAAAGATCGACGCGCTGGCTGTCGATCCTGTCGACCCTCAGCATCTTGCCGCCGTTCGCGACGGCATTCTTTCCGTCAGCCGCGATGGCGGCATGACCTTTGAACCTCTCAACATCCCTCAAGGAGATCAGACATGA
- a CDS encoding cation diffusion facilitator family transporter, with the protein MAHDHAHIDPESGDRKVSLAIWANALLTVAQIIGGILAGSLALIADALHNFSDMASLVIAFVARKIARRPADARMTFGYGRIEIVAALINYTTLILVGVYLIYEGGMRMIDPPQVAGWTVVILGGVALMVDTLTALLTYSMQKGSVNIRALFLHNLSDALASVAVIIGGTLIILYDLRWVDPAITIGIALYILYLALTEIGSPIRMLMLGSPPDMDAGAVVKAMTDVEGVRDVHHVHLWQMQEHEVALDCHVVLSGRDWTDLEVVKQAVKKSLADEFGIGHSSLEFETSGNSHKHAALFGHEGGATGAGEEGELSDRASHDR; encoded by the coding sequence ATGGCACATGATCATGCTCATATTGACCCCGAGAGCGGCGACCGCAAAGTATCATTGGCCATCTGGGCGAATGCCCTACTGACCGTGGCGCAAATCATTGGCGGTATTCTTGCGGGGTCGCTCGCGCTTATTGCGGACGCGCTGCATAATTTTTCCGATATGGCGTCGCTTGTCATCGCCTTCGTTGCACGTAAGATCGCGCGGCGCCCGGCAGATGCTCGGATGACATTTGGCTATGGCCGGATCGAAATCGTCGCGGCGCTGATTAACTACACCACGCTTATTCTCGTTGGAGTATATTTGATCTACGAAGGCGGGATGCGCATGATTGATCCACCTCAGGTGGCAGGGTGGACGGTAGTCATTCTGGGTGGTGTCGCGCTCATGGTCGATACGCTGACGGCGCTGCTGACCTATTCGATGCAAAAGGGCAGCGTTAACATCAGGGCCTTGTTCTTGCACAACCTGTCGGATGCGCTGGCTTCGGTAGCGGTAATCATTGGTGGCACACTGATCATTCTATATGACCTTCGGTGGGTCGATCCCGCGATCACCATCGGTATCGCGCTTTACATCCTTTACCTCGCACTTACCGAAATCGGGAGCCCGATCCGCATGCTGATGCTGGGCAGCCCGCCCGACATGGATGCTGGCGCAGTGGTTAAGGCGATGACCGATGTCGAGGGCGTCCGCGATGTGCATCACGTCCATCTCTGGCAGATGCAAGAGCATGAAGTGGCGCTTGATTGTCATGTGGTGTTGAGCGGACGAGATTGGACGGACTTGGAGGTTGTAAAGCAGGCGGTCAAGAAAAGTCTCGCAGACGAATTCGGCATTGGCCACTCGAGTCTTGAATTTGAAACTTCTGGGAATTCCCATAAGCATGCCGCGCTGTTCGGGCATGAAGGCGGTGCGACGGGCGCTGGCGAAGAGGGAGAACTCAGTGATCGGGCGTCGCACGACCGCTGA
- a CDS encoding CBS domain-containing protein, which yields MQVQEIMTSNPTCCGPDASVQEAAKLMDDNSVGSIPVVNDAGAPFAVVTDRDICCGAVAQGKGPDTRASDVMSKDVLTTAPDDDVEECCTKMEEKQVRRAVVTDAAGKCCGIVAQADVAREASGKETAKLVQKISRDEKTSGCC from the coding sequence ATGCAAGTTCAGGAAATCATGACGAGCAACCCGACCTGCTGCGGCCCCGACGCCTCGGTTCAGGAGGCCGCGAAGCTGATGGATGACAATTCGGTCGGCTCCATTCCGGTGGTGAACGACGCCGGCGCGCCGTTTGCCGTTGTTACGGATCGCGACATTTGCTGCGGTGCGGTTGCGCAGGGAAAAGGCCCCGATACGCGCGCGTCTGACGTCATGTCAAAAGACGTGCTGACTACCGCGCCCGACGATGATGTCGAGGAGTGCTGCACCAAGATGGAAGAGAAGCAGGTAAGGCGTGCAGTAGTCACTGATGCGGCTGGTAAATGCTGCGGCATCGTCGCACAGGCCGATGTGGCACGGGAAGCCAGCGGCAAAGAAACAGCAAAACTGGTGCAGAAAATCTCCCGTGACGAAAAAACATCGGGCTGCTGCTAA